In one window of Paenarthrobacter nicotinovorans DNA:
- a CDS encoding aggregation-promoting factor C-terminal-like domain-containing protein, protein MSEFNDQTRPSARHRDHNDNPSTKSQSVLKKAARDGKSGARMSVVAGVIAAALGVASLGTAANAALTLPEASRVAEARTAAEASNNKAAEEAAAAKKAAAEKAAADKAAADKAAADKAAADKAAADKAAADQAAAAQAAADQAAAEKAAAEKAAADAAAKQAADAAAAAAAEAAAAAAAPKAVDDPAAAKAYAASILGSYGWSAAEMTALNTLWEKESNWKTTATNASSGAYGIVQSLPAGKMASAGADWQTNYQTQIKWGLNYIKERYGSPSAALAFHLANNWY, encoded by the coding sequence ATGTCTGAATTCAACGATCAGACGCGCCCTTCCGCGCGTCACCGCGACCATAACGACAACCCGTCGACCAAGTCGCAGTCAGTCCTCAAGAAGGCAGCCCGTGACGGCAAGTCCGGTGCACGCATGTCCGTAGTAGCCGGCGTTATCGCCGCTGCACTGGGCGTTGCATCGCTCGGAACCGCCGCCAACGCAGCTCTTACTCTCCCTGAGGCAAGCCGCGTGGCCGAAGCCCGGACCGCCGCCGAGGCCAGCAACAACAAGGCCGCTGAGGAAGCCGCAGCAGCCAAGAAGGCCGCAGCTGAGAAGGCTGCCGCCGACAAGGCCGCAGCTGACAAAGCCGCCGCCGACAAGGCCGCAGCTGACAAAGCCGCCGCCGATAAAGCCGCTGCAGATCAGGCGGCCGCCGCGCAAGCAGCAGCCGACCAGGCCGCCGCAGAAAAGGCTGCCGCAGAAAAGGCCGCCGCTGACGCTGCCGCAAAGCAGGCAGCCGACGCCGCTGCTGCCGCCGCCGCAGAAGCCGCAGCCGCCGCAGCTGCTCCCAAGGCTGTGGATGACCCCGCTGCTGCCAAGGCCTACGCCGCCAGCATTCTGGGCAGCTACGGCTGGAGCGCCGCCGAAATGACGGCACTGAACACGCTGTGGGAGAAGGAATCCAACTGGAAGACCACTGCCACCAACGCCTCCAGCGGCGCCTACGGCATTGTCCAGTCCCTTCCGGCCGGCAAGATGGCTTCTGCCGGCGCTGACTGGCAGACCAACTACCAGACCCAGATCAAGTGGGGCCTGAACTACATCAAGGAACGCTACGGATCCCCGTCAGCTGCCCTGGCCTTCCACTTGGCCAACAACTGGTACTAA
- a CDS encoding VOC family protein, giving the protein MTVSFNHTIVYATDKQRSAEFLARIFGLPAPKPMWSFVTVSFENGVTLDFLGADGDITPQHYAFLVSEEEFDQIFLRITAEHVPYWADPARSRGQQINHNDGGRGIYFTDPDGHFLEAITRPYGSG; this is encoded by the coding sequence ATGACAGTTTCGTTCAATCACACCATCGTTTACGCCACGGACAAGCAGCGATCCGCAGAGTTCCTTGCCCGGATCTTCGGGCTCCCGGCACCGAAGCCGATGTGGTCCTTCGTCACGGTGTCCTTCGAGAACGGCGTGACACTGGATTTCCTGGGCGCGGACGGGGACATCACACCGCAGCACTACGCCTTCCTGGTCAGTGAAGAAGAGTTCGACCAGATCTTCCTCAGGATCACCGCAGAACACGTGCCCTACTGGGCCGACCCTGCACGTTCCCGCGGGCAACAGATCAACCACAACGACGGCGGCCGCGGCATCTATTTCACGGACCCCGACGGACATTTCCTGGAGGCGATCACCCGGCCGTACGGTTCGGGCTGA
- a CDS encoding VOC family protein — MDWKLELVFVPVSDVDRAKDFYVNKVGFNADFDERPMDGIRFVQLTPPGSACSIAIGEGLSDAPPGTAPNLQVVVSDINKAHDQLKANGVDVSDVDIQDWGHFVYFADPDGNKWALQYLPQRPNG; from the coding sequence ATGGACTGGAAACTTGAACTGGTATTTGTCCCTGTGTCCGACGTCGACCGCGCGAAGGATTTCTACGTCAACAAGGTCGGTTTCAACGCCGACTTTGACGAGCGTCCCATGGACGGCATTCGCTTCGTGCAACTGACCCCGCCGGGTTCGGCCTGCTCCATCGCTATCGGCGAGGGCTTGTCAGATGCTCCTCCAGGTACCGCCCCTAACCTGCAGGTGGTGGTGAGCGACATCAACAAAGCCCACGATCAGCTCAAGGCAAACGGCGTGGACGTCAGCGATGTCGACATCCAGGACTGGGGCCACTTTGTGTACTTCGCCGACCCCGACGGAAACAAGTGGGCCCTCCAGTACTTGCCGCAGCGGCCGAACGGCTAA
- a CDS encoding HAD-IA family hydrolase — protein MSHPAEPASPPVLNARAVLFDMDGTLVDSTAIVEQVWLEFAQRYGLDFDEILRTSHGVQAGDTVRRYAPAGSDMEALTAELGEMERSRTDGVIALPGAEALLAGLPDEAIALVTSADRILAEIRMQAAGLPMPSTTVTAESVTRGKPHPEGYLKAAALLGAEPADVVVFEDAPAGIAAARAAGMRTVVVGDAGGGLEPGMWRILDYSAVTVTVVKDDDGGHLLTLTL, from the coding sequence ATGAGCCATCCTGCCGAGCCTGCCTCCCCGCCGGTGCTGAATGCCCGTGCCGTCCTTTTCGACATGGACGGCACCCTGGTCGATTCCACGGCCATCGTGGAACAGGTGTGGCTGGAGTTCGCCCAACGCTATGGCCTGGACTTCGACGAGATCCTCCGCACGTCCCACGGCGTCCAGGCAGGCGATACTGTCCGCCGCTATGCTCCCGCGGGTTCCGACATGGAGGCGCTGACTGCCGAGCTCGGTGAAATGGAGCGGTCCCGGACGGACGGTGTGATCGCGCTGCCCGGCGCCGAAGCGCTCTTGGCTGGCCTGCCGGATGAGGCCATTGCGTTGGTTACCTCCGCAGACCGCATCCTGGCCGAAATCCGCATGCAGGCCGCCGGGCTCCCCATGCCGTCCACCACCGTCACCGCAGAGTCCGTCACCCGGGGCAAGCCGCATCCGGAGGGCTACCTCAAAGCGGCCGCGCTGCTGGGAGCCGAGCCGGCCGACGTCGTGGTTTTCGAAGACGCACCGGCAGGTATCGCGGCTGCGCGGGCCGCGGGGATGCGGACTGTTGTGGTGGGCGACGCAGGCGGCGGCCTTGAGCCTGGCATGTGGCGGATCCTGGACTACTCAGCCGTGACGGTCACCGTCGTGAAGGATGACGACGGCGGCCACCTCCTGACGCTGACCCTCTAG
- a CDS encoding DNA glycosylase AlkZ-like family protein → MTSIAPAADTLTPERLRAWAWHKQGLDGSLQGKTSEEVLDHAGWARSVGGANPYLTLFARAGTSREQADKDVRALRIHELPTARGCTYVLGQSDYPWALQIGRDAAIAPFKVLARLGVERGEITLLEGEVEHALKESSEPMDPKQLRDVLGDSVRSLGEEGKKKGASTTLPTALGLLQAEGRIRRVPVNGRLDQQRYAYTNWGLPPSDMDDDGARRLLLERYLRWTGGATFKQTQWFTAFTVAQSKAALASIGAMEVTTASGDVLWMLPSDVERLADFEEPGDEQIQLLAGTDSLVLHRRNSGDMFADEDKGKKVLDTTLALQADLPDHPILDRGRIIGLWQYDPGKERIAAWTFDAPTAAVSQRIAEVEAWIRDELGDFRSFSLDSPASRQVRIDALDAAAGR, encoded by the coding sequence ATGACCAGCATCGCGCCTGCCGCAGACACCCTGACCCCTGAACGGCTCCGGGCCTGGGCCTGGCACAAGCAGGGCCTGGACGGTTCGCTCCAAGGCAAAACCTCAGAGGAAGTCTTGGACCACGCCGGTTGGGCCCGATCCGTAGGCGGCGCCAACCCGTACCTGACGCTGTTCGCCAGGGCAGGAACCAGTCGCGAACAAGCTGACAAGGACGTCAGGGCGCTCAGGATCCACGAACTCCCGACCGCCCGCGGATGCACGTATGTCCTGGGCCAAAGTGACTACCCGTGGGCTCTCCAGATCGGCCGCGACGCCGCGATTGCCCCGTTCAAGGTGCTGGCACGGCTCGGCGTGGAACGCGGCGAGATCACCCTCCTGGAGGGCGAAGTGGAACACGCCCTCAAAGAGTCCAGTGAGCCAATGGACCCCAAACAACTCAGGGACGTGCTGGGCGATTCGGTCCGCAGCCTGGGTGAGGAAGGCAAGAAGAAGGGCGCCTCCACCACGCTGCCCACGGCCCTGGGACTCCTGCAGGCGGAAGGCCGCATCCGTCGCGTCCCGGTCAACGGCCGTCTGGACCAACAGCGCTACGCCTACACGAATTGGGGCCTGCCGCCCAGCGATATGGACGACGACGGCGCCCGCCGCCTGCTGCTGGAACGGTACTTGCGCTGGACCGGGGGAGCGACGTTCAAGCAGACACAGTGGTTCACTGCCTTTACGGTGGCCCAGAGCAAGGCAGCGCTCGCCTCCATTGGTGCCATGGAGGTGACCACAGCCAGTGGAGATGTGCTCTGGATGCTGCCTTCCGACGTCGAGCGTTTGGCGGACTTCGAGGAGCCGGGTGACGAACAAATCCAGCTGTTGGCAGGCACAGACTCATTGGTCCTCCACAGGCGCAATTCGGGGGACATGTTCGCCGATGAGGACAAGGGAAAGAAGGTCCTGGACACCACGCTGGCACTTCAGGCCGACCTGCCGGACCACCCCATCCTGGATCGTGGGCGGATCATCGGACTATGGCAATACGATCCCGGTAAGGAACGGATCGCGGCGTGGACTTTTGACGCTCCCACTGCAGCTGTGAGCCAACGGATCGCCGAGGTGGAGGCCTGGATCCGCGATGAACTCGGCGATTTCCGTTCGTTCAGCCTGGACTCCCCGGCATCACGTCAGGTGCGGATCGACGCGTTGGACGCGGCGGCAGGGCGGTAG
- the upp gene encoding uracil phosphoribosyltransferase, giving the protein MRTLVVDHPLVAHKLTVLRDKNTPSPVFRQLTEELVTLLAYEATREVKVQPVEIETPVTKTIGTAFTKPTPLVVPILRAGLGMLEGMTKLVPTAEVGFLGMARDEETLDIITYAERLPEDLTGRQIFVLDPMLATGGTLREAIKFLFKRGASDVTCICLLAAPEGLSKLEEELSDANVKIVLASIDEKLNEKSYIVPGLGDAGDRLYGVAG; this is encoded by the coding sequence ATGCGCACACTCGTCGTGGACCACCCGCTGGTCGCTCACAAGCTCACCGTTCTGCGGGACAAGAACACCCCTTCACCGGTCTTCCGGCAACTCACCGAAGAACTGGTCACCTTGCTGGCTTATGAAGCCACCCGCGAGGTCAAGGTCCAGCCAGTAGAGATCGAGACCCCCGTCACCAAGACCATCGGCACGGCTTTCACCAAGCCCACGCCGCTGGTGGTCCCCATCCTGCGCGCAGGGCTGGGCATGCTGGAGGGCATGACCAAGCTGGTTCCCACGGCCGAGGTCGGCTTCCTGGGCATGGCCCGCGACGAAGAGACGCTGGACATCATCACCTACGCCGAGCGCCTCCCCGAGGACCTCACAGGCAGGCAGATCTTCGTCCTGGATCCTATGCTCGCCACCGGCGGCACCCTGCGCGAGGCCATCAAATTCCTCTTCAAGCGCGGCGCCTCGGATGTCACGTGCATCTGCCTCCTCGCAGCCCCCGAAGGCCTGTCCAAGCTGGAAGAAGAGCTGTCTGACGCCAACGTGAAGATCGTCCTGGCCTCGATCGACGAGAAACTCAACGAAAAGTCTTACATCGTGCCCGGCCTGGGCGACGCCGGCGACCGCCTCTACGGCGTGGCTGGCTGA
- a CDS encoding pyridoxal phosphate-dependent decarboxylase family protein produces MSAMPEAYGAALERAMVHAGAWLTSVPTRPVRPSSDADQVAKSILPRLPDEATDAAEVVDELAALAEPGLMAIQSGRFFGWVMGGTLPAAMAADWLVSAWDQNTGLRFATPAAAAIEESAAAWLLDLLHLPATSDVGFTTGATTANFVGLAAGRQFLMDEAGWDLESLGLNGGPRITTFAGRERHAAVDLALRYLGLGACVPVEADRQGRIIPEALAAAMDEQPGPSLVCLQAGNLHSGAFDPMEEAIAVAHDRGAWVHVDGAFGLWAAVSPTLRPRLAGVEEADSWATDAHKTLNVPYDCGLAIVSRPESLRRAFSVHTSYLIATETGLGDPLEKVPEMSRRARGIPVWAALRQLGRSGVIAMVDRLAANARALAEGLAAIPGVEILNDVVFTQVSVSFGSDNRTHRITQRLMAEGAVWMSGSSWRGREILRISVSNWTTDAGDVAASIAAVRGAVEAEPEE; encoded by the coding sequence ATGTCTGCGATGCCGGAGGCTTACGGTGCTGCATTGGAACGGGCCATGGTCCATGCCGGTGCTTGGCTCACGTCAGTGCCTACCCGCCCTGTCCGTCCTTCGTCCGACGCCGACCAGGTGGCTAAAAGCATCCTGCCGCGGCTGCCTGATGAGGCCACCGATGCCGCCGAGGTAGTGGATGAACTCGCCGCTTTGGCTGAGCCCGGCCTCATGGCCATCCAGTCCGGCCGGTTCTTCGGATGGGTCATGGGCGGGACCCTGCCCGCAGCCATGGCCGCCGATTGGCTCGTGTCGGCATGGGACCAGAACACCGGACTCCGCTTCGCCACACCGGCGGCGGCCGCCATCGAGGAATCCGCGGCTGCCTGGCTGCTGGACCTTCTCCACCTTCCGGCAACGTCCGACGTCGGGTTCACTACCGGTGCCACCACAGCCAACTTCGTGGGCCTGGCAGCGGGACGCCAGTTTTTGATGGATGAGGCAGGCTGGGACCTGGAATCGTTGGGACTCAACGGCGGGCCGCGCATCACCACTTTTGCCGGCAGGGAGCGCCACGCCGCCGTGGACCTGGCGCTGCGGTACCTGGGTTTGGGAGCATGCGTCCCTGTTGAAGCGGACCGGCAGGGAAGGATCATTCCCGAAGCTTTGGCTGCGGCCATGGATGAGCAGCCCGGACCGTCGCTGGTCTGCCTACAGGCGGGCAACCTGCACTCAGGCGCGTTTGACCCGATGGAAGAAGCCATCGCGGTGGCCCACGACCGCGGAGCGTGGGTCCATGTTGATGGTGCTTTTGGTTTGTGGGCAGCCGTCAGCCCCACCCTGAGGCCGAGGCTGGCCGGCGTCGAGGAGGCAGATTCCTGGGCCACGGATGCCCACAAAACTCTGAACGTTCCCTATGACTGCGGATTGGCGATCGTCTCGCGGCCGGAATCCCTCCGCCGCGCGTTCAGTGTCCACACCAGCTACCTGATCGCCACGGAAACAGGCCTGGGGGATCCGTTGGAGAAGGTTCCTGAGATGTCCCGGCGCGCACGCGGCATCCCGGTGTGGGCTGCGTTGCGGCAGCTGGGCCGCTCCGGTGTGATCGCCATGGTGGACAGGCTCGCAGCGAACGCACGGGCGTTGGCGGAAGGCCTGGCCGCTATCCCTGGGGTTGAGATCCTCAATGACGTGGTGTTCACCCAGGTGTCCGTGAGCTTCGGCAGCGATAACCGGACCCACAGGATCACGCAGCGGCTCATGGCCGAGGGGGCGGTGTGGATGTCCGGATCTTCCTGGCGCGGCCGGGAAATCCTCAGGATCTCGGTGAGCAACTGGACCACGGACGCCGGGGACGTTGCAGCGTCCATCGCAGCCGTCCGTGGCGCGGTTGAGGCGGAACCTGAAGAATAG
- a CDS encoding nucleoside deaminase has product MSATEPYHAEHLAWMGLALDEARLALKTDDVPIGAVVLGPDGGVLGSGRNEREAHGDPTAHAEVVAIRQAAASLRQRALDSGGGDDGWRLEDCTLVVTLEPCAMCAGAIVLARIPRVVFGAWDEKAGAAGSVFDILRERRLNHWVEVYAGVREQECAALLKDFFASHRAPAGHAPAEHAVEHRPS; this is encoded by the coding sequence ATGAGCGCCACCGAGCCGTATCACGCAGAACACCTGGCCTGGATGGGCCTTGCCCTGGACGAAGCCCGGTTGGCGTTGAAAACCGACGACGTGCCGATCGGCGCCGTGGTGCTGGGGCCCGACGGCGGCGTGCTGGGTTCCGGACGTAACGAACGGGAGGCGCACGGTGACCCGACCGCCCATGCCGAGGTGGTGGCGATCCGCCAGGCGGCCGCATCGCTGCGACAACGCGCCCTGGATTCCGGAGGGGGCGACGACGGTTGGCGGCTCGAGGACTGCACCCTGGTGGTCACCCTGGAGCCGTGCGCCATGTGTGCCGGGGCGATCGTCCTGGCCCGCATTCCCCGCGTCGTTTTCGGCGCGTGGGACGAGAAAGCAGGAGCGGCGGGATCCGTGTTCGATATCCTCCGCGAGCGCCGCCTCAATCACTGGGTGGAGGTCTACGCCGGGGTCCGCGAGCAAGAATGTGCGGCGCTCCTCAAGGACTTCTTCGCCTCGCATCGCGCTCCGGCAGGACACGCTCCGGCGGAACACGCTGTAGAGCACCGCCCATCCTGA
- a CDS encoding glycosyltransferase — protein sequence MTITDPGTVVHHPQDPGAGVPARVPVLDLTVPVCNEEARLETNLRRLHGHLMESLPHAFRITVADNASTDGTLRVAERLARELPELLVVRFQDRGRGNALRQVWQNSPSPILAYMEAELPADLSALAPLLAPLLSGHSDVAVGTRLSPASHTNLSPQRQIISRSYNALLRTLMGAHVSDAQCAFKAIRADAARKLLPYIKDDRWFFDTELMIDAELCGLRVHEVPVDWTDDPNSSVDVVRTAFADLRGMARLMRDLARGRVPVRELRRELGAVAETGSGIPGRVLRALGWAAIFVVVVLLTSNPLGLLPGALTALVLTGSAARVAAGLRVVLRGKKSAHRPHSIELPQARAQ from the coding sequence ATGACCATCACGGATCCAGGGACCGTAGTCCACCACCCGCAGGACCCGGGCGCGGGCGTCCCCGCCCGGGTTCCTGTCCTGGACCTCACCGTGCCCGTCTGCAACGAGGAAGCGCGGCTCGAGACGAACCTCCGCCGGTTGCACGGCCACCTCATGGAGTCACTGCCGCACGCGTTCCGGATCACTGTTGCCGACAACGCCAGTACGGACGGTACGCTTCGGGTAGCCGAGCGCCTGGCCCGGGAACTGCCCGAACTTCTCGTCGTCCGTTTCCAGGACAGAGGCCGTGGGAACGCGCTCCGCCAGGTCTGGCAAAACTCGCCGTCGCCCATTCTGGCCTACATGGAAGCCGAGCTGCCGGCGGACCTTTCCGCTTTGGCACCCTTGCTGGCCCCGCTGCTCTCCGGGCACTCGGATGTCGCTGTCGGCACCCGGCTGTCACCGGCCTCGCACACGAACCTGAGCCCGCAGCGGCAGATCATTTCCCGCAGCTACAACGCCCTGCTGCGGACCCTCATGGGCGCCCACGTCTCCGATGCCCAGTGCGCTTTCAAAGCCATCCGGGCCGACGCCGCACGCAAGCTCCTCCCCTACATCAAAGACGACCGCTGGTTCTTTGACACTGAACTCATGATCGACGCCGAGCTCTGCGGTTTGCGCGTCCACGAGGTCCCCGTGGACTGGACTGACGATCCCAACTCAAGCGTCGACGTCGTACGGACAGCCTTTGCCGATCTGCGCGGTATGGCGCGGTTGATGCGCGACCTCGCCCGGGGACGGGTCCCCGTCCGTGAGCTTAGGAGGGAGCTCGGTGCGGTGGCGGAAACGGGAAGCGGTATTCCCGGCAGAGTACTTCGCGCCCTGGGGTGGGCTGCGATCTTCGTCGTTGTGGTCCTGCTGACGTCCAATCCCCTCGGTTTATTGCCGGGCGCCCTGACCGCGCTGGTTCTGACGGGATCGGCCGCCCGGGTGGCCGCAGGGTTACGCGTCGTCCTGCGCGGGAAGAAGTCCGCCCACCGTCCCCACAGCATTGAGCTGCCGCAGGCCAGGGCACAGTAA